From the genome of bacterium:
CCGACATCTCGCCGCGCGCCAGCGGCCACGTCCCCGAGCAAATCGAACTGGTGCAAAAACTGATTGAGAAGGGGATGGCCTACGTGGTCAACGGCTCGGTCTATTTCGACGTCGGCAAATTCCCTGCATACGGCAAGCTCTCCGGCCGCAAGGTGGAGGAGCAGATGGCGGGGGCGCGCCTGAATGTGATCGAGGAGAAACGCCATCCGGCCGATTTCGCGCTGTGGAAAAAGGCCGAGCCGGAGCACATCATGCAGTGGAACAGTCCTTGGGGCCGCGGCTTTCCCGGCTGGCACATCGAGTGCTCGGCGATGTCGATGAAGTATCTCGGCGAGAGCATCGACATCCACGGCGGCGGCATGGAGAACCAGTTCCCCCACCACGAATGCGAGATCGCCCAGAGCGAGGCGGCCACCGGCAAACGCTTTGTCAAGTACTGGCTGCACAACAACATGGTGCTGGTCGATGGGATCAAGATGTCCAAATCCCTGGGCAATTTCACCACTGTCGAGCAGGCCCTGGGCAAGTTCAGCGGCGAGCAGGTGCGCTTTTTCATCCTGCAGAGCCATTACCGCTCTCCGGTTGATTTCAGCGATGCGGCGATCACCGCGGCCGGCCAAGGGCTGGAGCGGCTGCGCACCACGCTGGCGGCTGTCCGGCGGCGGGCTGCAGAGCGGGGCGGGACTGCCGATGCGGCGGCTGTTGCGGCGGCAACACCCTCCAATAGTGGGAGCGCCACGGCCTCTGAGGCGGCTGCCGCTCTCATCGACACCTATCGCAACCGCTTCCTCGAGGCCATGGACGACGATTTCAATACCCCCGCGGCGATCGGTCACCTTTTCGATTTCTGCCGCGAGATCAACAAGCATCTCGATGTGGGCGG
Proteins encoded in this window:
- the cysS gene encoding cysteine--tRNA ligase produces the protein MPLTVYNSLTRSKELFEPITPGRVTMYVCGPTVYDNPHIGHVKSYVSFDVIVRYLRFLGYKVRYVQNITDVGHLLDSGEDRILRGAEREQLQPMELVERYTRAYFAAMDALNVLRPDISPRASGHVPEQIELVQKLIEKGMAYVVNGSVYFDVGKFPAYGKLSGRKVEEQMAGARLNVIEEKRHPADFALWKKAEPEHIMQWNSPWGRGFPGWHIECSAMSMKYLGESIDIHGGGMENQFPHHECEIAQSEAATGKRFVKYWLHNNMVLVDGIKMSKSLGNFTTVEQALGKFSGEQVRFFILQSHYRSPVDFSDAAITAAGQGLERLRTTLAAVRRRAAERGGTADAAAVAAATPSNSGSATASEAAAALIDTYRNRFLEAMDDDFNTPAAIGHLFDFCREINKHLDVGGSPADAQLFGATLTSLAGEVLGLRLQQEESGGVEAAPFIELLLKLRAALRQKREFQMADQVRDQLQELGVVIEDGKEGTRWKVMR